The Arabidopsis thaliana chromosome 5, partial sequence genomic interval TCCCTTTGCATACGCGAGAGGTACAAAGTTTTAGTGCTTACGAATATTACAGTATTCTCTCGAAGATGGTTACTTAACAATCCAAATTCATTTTCACAAGATCTATTACTCTTAATGTCTAACCATCTCAGTAAAGTAACCATATAATTCCTTTTCACACGAAGTAAACTAAGagacaaacttttaaaaattcaagaaaaacttaaaaaaaataaacatctCCAATCATGCACACAAGTAATAAGAGCTTTCTAAGCCACAGTGGAACCAAGTAAAATCAATTGAGTTCAAAATGTAGCTACATAACAAAGCTTTGATCAAACTACATCAtctataacaaaacaaaaagtcagGTCAAGACCATTTTCAGACACTTAATCAACTAGACCTCTTCTCTTTTGATCACATGTCATCTTTCCCTAAAAGCTAAGCATTGCATGCAAGAGAAAATCACTCAAACGTCACAAAAGACTTCACCTTTTTCCATCATTACAAAATCATACAATCAGAAACTAAGAGTGAATCAAAGTATTTGGCACTTCAATAAAGATAACTACAATTTCCACAAAAGGAGCTAACAAGAACCAAACATGCAAAAGAcaatcaaaattaagaaaagggtttaaaaCTCATAAATCACCTTATCCTTTCTCCCATTCTTCCTCACTCTAATTTCCACTTTCCTCTCAGCCGACAAACCATCAGAGATCCCTTCTCCGTTCATCTCTCCGGTCACCGTAAAACCactttcctctctctcttgtaTCCCTGATTCACAACTCAGAATGGTTTATCAACTCAAAACGCCAAAACCCATCAAGAATTGTCGGATTCAGATAATGGACACCGTCGGAAGTTATAAAGAAGgaacctttttattttgtctgaTTGTGTGATTTGGTTCTGTCTCCACTAaggtaaataagaaaaatagtaGGATTtaatggggaagaagaagaaagggtttACACGTGTAGTGTGGAGGAGTTTCAATGGAGATTCCCCGATTTGAGAGGTTCAAGAAAACTCAGTCCACCAGCACGCGAGTCTTCTGGCCCAACgcttctcttctctgattGCAATTTAGCtcattttctccattttaTTCTCTTGTACtgtttgttgtttacttcCATTGTTATTGTcccaattttaaaaaaacttacactgtatattaaaaaacatttgcttgatttggttataaaatctaattgcAAATCTATTTATGATGATATTTTTTGGGAAACATTTAAGACTTTGTTATCATTTTTtgacccaaaagaaaaaaaaaatgttattattgtAAATGTTAGGATTGGAAGATTTATCATgagaagaaaagtgaaaaatactaatatagtcaattatgaattttcataaatctgaattaaatataatttatttttacttaatatatagttttaattactttttgtttaaatttatgttattaaatttggtatttGTATATCatgtttaaaagatttagaagtatgattttattctatttctagtgatttaattattgaaactttgatttttaaaaaagtttatgtattaataaattatttggaTTGAAGGTTATATCAATGTTataaaatgtgttttaaaatctgaaaagtggttgattttttctttttaaattctGCATCCACgaaacttatttttcttaaaacttatttttcttttcgaggttatgattctttttagttttttttatcaaatttcatGATGAAAATAACTGAATTGAACATCAAAGATTTTCAGAAAATACTCTACTgcttttttcttaactataTTCTAGCCATTTACATATCTAAGCTTGATGTCTTTTCTATTTCGTCGAAAATCTATCTATTTTACGGCAGAGACTTGAAACCCGAATTTTGACATATCAAAAACACTAACACAATCCCATGTACTACATTATCATTTGTATTTTActtatagaagaaaataactttttatttaaaaattgtatggtaaaaataaagattagtTCCCtaataactatataaaaaatcttattcGGTCGTTTTAGCtgtatttaacttttaaacccaagaaagaaaaaaatcaatcaaccaAGGAAGTAGTACAACAACAAGAGTCAAAACCCAACAACTCTCTATCTAGCACAAAAGCCTGACTTTTACAAAGACAAGCCTTTTCAACACACTACTGATCTTGAGAATCCTCTCTTCAAAGCCATGGCGTTAGAACTATGGCAAACTCTCAAAGAAGCAATCCATGCTTACACAGGTCTTTCTCCTGTTGTCTTCTTCACTGCTCTAGCTCTCGCCTTCGCCATTTACCAAGTCATCTCAGGCTGGTTTGCCTCGCCGTTCGATGATGTTAACCGACATCAGAGAGCTAGATCCTTGGCTCAAGAGGAGGAGCCACCGATTCCTCAGCCTGTTCAAGTCGGTGAGATCACGGAGGAGGAGCTTAAACAGTACGATGGCTCTGATCCTCAAAAGCCCCTTCTTATGGCTATCAAACATCAGATCTATGATGTTACACAAAGCAGGTGAAATTTCTGAATCTAAAAAGCGAAATTAGGTTATGGGTTTGATTCATTGTTTCCTCTAATCTTGTTTTAGCGTATAAAGACTTGGACTTTGCATACTTTTATGATCTATAAAGCTGTGAGAATCGTAAAGTTGTTCACTTTGAGAATCAATTTCACAAAggagttttgttttgagaatcAATTTCAGAAAAGCACATTGGAAAAGTTGATcctttttgttacttttatacaagagaaagattcaaaggaatatgtttttgttgttgatgtttgCTAGTGATTGAGATCATGTTGTGAAATATCTTAGCTCTATCTTCGAGTATAATCAATCTCTTAGACTGGTTTTAGTGTCTCAAGTGTTGTGTTTGTAATGAAAGGTTGGATTTTTATTGTCTTCCTCAAATCTCGTTTTACTCTATAACAACTTGGACTTTGCATAGTTTTATCTATGAAGCTGTGATATCCATAAAGTTGTTCACTTTGAGAATCAATTTCACAAAAGTTGTGCTTTTCTATGTAATCGAGCTTTTGAGTGGCATAGTGTTAATTTACCCTTTTGCTTCCTTCATACAAGAACAGGATTCAAAGGAAGTTGTAATATGTTCTTGTTGTTAATGTCTGCTTGTGGTTGAGATCTTTAGTGAAAACTCTTTGTTAATCTTTGAGTATAATGAATTGATCATCTTCTTATGATAGTCTAGTCTGGTTTTTGCgtatttaaattaaatgttgtgtttgtgatgaaaggtttgatatttattggttttgtAGGATGTTCTACGGACCAGGAGGACCATATGCTTTGTTTGCAGGGAAAGACGCTAGCCGAGCTCTTGCAAAGATGTCATTTGAGGAGAAAGACTTGACTTGGGATGTCTCTGGTCTTGGTCCCTTTGAGCTAGATGCTCTTCAAGATTGGGAGTACAAGTTCATGAGCAAGTATGCTAAGGTTGGTACTGTCAAAGTGGCTGGTTCAGAACCTGAAACCGCATCTGTCTCTGAACCCACAGAGAATGTTGAGCAAGATGCTCATGTAACCACAACGCCTGGGAAGACCGTTGTTGATAAGAGTGATGATGCTCCTGCTGAGACTGTGTTGAAGAAGGAGGAGTAGAGCCCATTTCCAAGATTTGCTCTGATTTGTCATAGAGACCAGTTTTATGAAAAGGATTGTAGAATCTCTAATGTTGAAGTGTCAATGATAATCTTGTTTTACTttcccaaaaaataaagattgcTGAttaatgataagaaaaaaatgttttataaactGCATATCAGAAGGCGTTGCATTGCATGATTACAATGTAGTCGAGTTCATACTTGTGGTTTGTGAATCTGCATGATTAATCTGGAAACTAAAACATTAAACCTGAtcctttttttgtaaattctcTTCATCCTTTTGGTTACTACTATAGGAAGTTTTTAAGTTGGTCACTAAATCCATATCAATTGGGAAATAGAGTATTCAATTGTGATCCTCGATGTTTAAGAATTGGGGCAAAGAAGACAGTTGACCACGTTCTTCTGAGTGTTCCTTGCATTGCAGATATGTGCGCTCGATCTCCTCAGCACTATGGAAATTTCGGTGTCGTCGGTATTTGCAAATTTGGATATTCTTTTCTTGGAACAACCTGGCTCTTCAAAAGATTTAACCTTTCCATGGATTATTTGATACATTGGAAGGCACGTAATgataaggtttttaatgatACATTTGAGAAACTGCACAGCTGCAAGAACATAAGACAAGTACCTTTGAACAACGGTCTTTATTACAAAAACTGGAGTTTGAAGTCacaaattaatgttttataaaatagttcattttttttggtaaacatGTGAAGATTTTATAGATAGTTGATGGAAGGAGACTCGatatgttttcaaatataGGTTGGATCGGTTTTCATAACGACATAGAAGGATCTCTTTTTAGAGTTAGGAATCTATGCATAAGCCTTTCTCCTATGATCAAGCATCAAAGTACATCGGTAACTATCTCAATGGACTGTTCaaagctaaaagaaaattgacaaCTTCCTGAACATTTTAGCCAATTTTCTCAACATATTTGG includes:
- the MSBP1 gene encoding membrane steroid binding protein 1 (membrane steroid binding protein 1 (MSBP1); FUNCTIONS IN: steroid binding; INVOLVED IN: negative regulation of cell growth; LOCATED IN: endoplasmic reticulum, plasma membrane; EXPRESSED IN: 24 plant structures; EXPRESSED DURING: 13 growth stages; CONTAINS InterPro DOMAIN/s: Cytochrome b5 (InterPro:IPR001199); BEST Arabidopsis thaliana protein match is: membrane-associated progesterone binding protein 3 (TAIR:AT3G48890.1); Has 1072 Blast hits to 1062 proteins in 198 species: Archae - 0; Bacteria - 0; Metazoa - 430; Fungi - 335; Plants - 200; Viruses - 0; Other Eukaryotes - 107 (source: NCBI BLink).), giving the protein MALELWQTLKEAIHAYTGLSPVVFFTALALAFAIYQVISGWFASPFDDVNRHQRARSLAQEEEPPIPQPVQVGEITEEELKQYDGSDPQKPLLMAIKHQIYDVTQSRMFYGPGGPYALFAGKDASRALAKMSFEEKDLTWDVSGLGPFELDALQDWEYKFMSKYAKVGTVKVAGSEPETASVSEPTENVEQDAHVTTTPGKTVVDKSDDAPAETVLKKEE
- the MSBP1 gene encoding membrane steroid binding protein 1 (membrane steroid binding protein 1 (MSBP1); CONTAINS InterPro DOMAIN/s: Cytochrome b5 (InterPro:IPR001199); BEST Arabidopsis thaliana protein match is: membrane-associated progesterone binding protein 3 (TAIR:AT3G48890.1).); protein product: MALELWQTLKEAIHAYTGLSPVVFFTALALAFAIYQVISGWFASPFDDVNRHQRARSLAQEEEPPIPQPVQVGEITEEELKQYDGSDPQKPLLMAIKHQIYDVTQSRMFYGPGGPYALFAGKDASRALAKMSFEEKDLTWDVSGLGPFELDALQDWEYKFMSKYAKVGTVKVAGL